In Phocoena phocoena chromosome 8, mPhoPho1.1, whole genome shotgun sequence, the following are encoded in one genomic region:
- the CREBZF gene encoding CREB/ATF bZIP transcription factor, with product MRHSLTKLLAASGSDSPTRSESPAPVATCSLPPDLSRAAAEDEGTAAAGSPGRKQPRGDEGESDAGRGGRGIVAARAPSPEEMEEEAIASVPGEETEDMDFLSGLELADLLDPRQPDWHLEPGLNSPGPLSSSGGGSDSGGLWRGDDDDEAAAAEMQRFSDLLQRLLNGIGGCSSGSDSGGGEKRRRKSPGGGGGSSGNDNNQAATKSPRKAAAAAARLNRLKKKEYVMGLESRVRGLAAENQELRAENRELGKRVQALQEESRYLRAVLANETGLARLLSRLSGVGLRLTTSLFRDSPAGDHDYALPVGKQQQDLLEEDDSAGGVCLHVDKDKVSVEFCSACARKASSSLKM from the coding sequence ATGAGGCATAGCCTGACCAAACTGCTGGCGGCCTCGGGCAGCGACTCCCCAACCCGCAGCGAGAGCCCGGCGCCGGTCGCGACCTGCTCGCTGCCCCCGGACTTGTCCCGGGCGGCAGCGGAGGACGAGGGGACGGCGGCGGCCGGGTCTCCCGGCCGCAAACAGCCGCGCGGCGACGAGGGCGAGTCGGACGCCGGGAGGGGGGGCCGCGGCATCGTGGCCGCGCGCGCGCCCTCGCCcgaggagatggaggaggaggctATCGCCAGCGTCCCCGGGGAGGAGACGGAGGACATGGACTTTCTGTCCGGCCTGGAACTGGCGGATCTGCTGGACCCCCGGCAACCAGACTGGCATCTGGAGCCCGGGCTCAACTCGCCCGGGCCTCTCTCCTCGTCCGGCGGAGGCTCGGATAGCGGCGGCCTGTGGAGAGGGGACGACGACGACGAGGCCGCGGCTGCCGAGATGCAGCGCTTTTCTGACCTGCTGCAGAGGCTGTTAAACGGCATCGGAGGCTGCAGCAGCGGCAGTGACAGTGGCGGCGGCGAAAAGAGGCGGAGAAAGTCCCCGGGAggaggcggcggcagcagcggcaaCGACAACAACCAGGCGGCGACAAAGAGTCCCCGGAaggcggcggcggctgctgccCGTCTCAATCGGCTGAAGAAGAAGGAGTACGTGATGGGGCTGGAGAGTCGAGTACGGGGTCTGGCAGCCGAGAACCAGGAGCTGCGGGCCGAGAATCGGGAGCTGGGAAAGCGCGTACAAGCACTGCAGGAGGAGAGTCGCTACCTACGGGCCGTCTTAGCCAACGAGACCGGACTGGCTCGCTTGCTGAGCCGGCTGAGCGGCGTGGGACTGCGGCTGACCACCTCGCTCTTCAGAGACTCGCCCGCCGGTGACCATGACTACGCTCTGCCCGTGGGAAAGCAGCAGCAGGACCTGCTGGAAGAGGACGACTCAGCCGGAGGAGTGTGTCTTCATGTGGACAAGGATAAGGTGTCGGTGGAGTTCTGCTCGGCGTGCGCCCGGAAGGCGTCGTCTTCTCTTAAAATGTAG